A genome region from Pseudomonas pergaminensis includes the following:
- the arcD gene encoding arginine-ornithine antiporter has protein sequence MSESPGKLRLGALVALVVGSMIGGGIFSLPQNMAASADVGAVLIGWVITAIGMLTLAFVFQTLANRKPDLDGGVYAYAKAGFGDYMGFSSAWGYWISAWLGNVGYFVLLFSTLGYFFPIFGEGNTPAAVIGASVLLWAVHFLVLRGIKEAAFINLVTTVAKVVPLVLFVLIALFAFKLDIFTADIWGVKNPDLGSVMNQVRNMMLVTVWVFIGIEGASIFSSRAEKRSDVGKATVIGFITVLLFLMLVNVLSLGIMTQPELAKLQNPSMAAVLEHVVGHWGAVLISVGLIISLLGALLSWVLLCAEIMFAAAKDHTMPEFLRKENANHVPANALWLTNAMVQIFLVITLFSASTYLSLIYLATSMILVPYLWSAAYALLLAVRGETYENALRERKKDLFIGAIALIYAIWLLYAGGVKYLLLSALLYAPGVILFAKAKHELGKPIFTHVEKLIFAAVVIGALVAAYGLYDGFLTL, from the coding sequence ATGTCTGAATCTCCCGGAAAACTTCGACTGGGCGCACTGGTTGCACTTGTCGTCGGCTCAATGATTGGCGGCGGGATCTTCTCACTGCCGCAAAATATGGCCGCCAGTGCCGATGTCGGCGCCGTGCTGATTGGTTGGGTGATTACCGCCATCGGCATGTTGACCCTCGCGTTTGTGTTCCAGACCCTCGCCAACCGCAAGCCCGACCTCGACGGCGGCGTGTATGCCTACGCCAAGGCCGGCTTCGGCGACTACATGGGCTTCTCTTCAGCTTGGGGCTACTGGATCAGCGCCTGGCTGGGCAACGTGGGTTATTTCGTGTTGCTGTTCAGCACCCTCGGTTACTTTTTCCCGATCTTTGGCGAAGGCAATACCCCTGCTGCGGTGATCGGTGCGTCGGTGCTGCTGTGGGCCGTGCATTTCCTGGTGCTGCGCGGCATCAAGGAAGCGGCATTCATCAACCTGGTGACCACCGTCGCCAAAGTGGTGCCGCTGGTGCTGTTTGTGTTGATCGCCCTGTTCGCGTTCAAGCTGGACATCTTCACCGCTGACATCTGGGGCGTGAAAAATCCCGACCTGGGCAGCGTGATGAACCAGGTGCGCAACATGATGCTGGTCACCGTGTGGGTGTTCATCGGCATCGAAGGCGCGAGCATCTTCTCCTCCCGCGCAGAAAAACGCTCCGACGTGGGCAAGGCCACGGTAATCGGCTTTATCACCGTGCTGTTGTTCCTGATGCTGGTGAACGTGCTGTCCCTGGGCATCATGACCCAACCGGAACTGGCCAAGCTGCAAAACCCATCGATGGCCGCCGTGCTGGAACATGTGGTGGGCCACTGGGGTGCGGTGCTGATCAGCGTCGGCTTGATCATCTCGCTGCTGGGGGCGCTGCTGTCGTGGGTGCTGCTGTGTGCGGAGATCATGTTCGCCGCCGCCAAGGACCACACCATGCCGGAGTTCCTGCGCAAGGAGAACGCCAACCATGTGCCGGCCAACGCCCTGTGGCTGACCAACGCCATGGTGCAGATATTCCTGGTGATCACGCTGTTTTCCGCCAGCACCTACCTGTCGCTGATCTACCTCGCCACCTCGATGATCCTGGTGCCTTACCTGTGGTCGGCGGCTTACGCATTACTGCTGGCCGTGCGCGGCGAGACCTACGAAAACGCCCTGCGCGAGCGCAAGAAAGACCTGTTCATCGGCGCTATCGCGCTGATCTACGCGATCTGGCTGCTGTATGCAGGCGGCGTCAAATACCTGCTGTTGTCCGCCCTGCTGTATGCCCCCGGCGTAATCCTGTTCGCCAAGGCCAAGCATGAACTGGGCAAACCGATTTTCACCCACGTCGAGAAGCTGATTTTCGCCGCAGTGGTCATTGGCGCCCTGGTGGCGGCCTATGGGCTCTACGACGGCTTCCTGACCCTGTAA